A section of the Mangifera indica cultivar Alphonso chromosome 12, CATAS_Mindica_2.1, whole genome shotgun sequence genome encodes:
- the LOC123192750 gene encoding putative elongation of fatty acids protein DDB_G0272012, producing MNQTTLTPMFSVLLDWFVNDPKILHFSWIEGQTPASSPQFISLTVVSYLSVTYFLSQNHPISIAPPILRRITIVHNLILIILSLIMAVGCLLSMFFHAPNLHYVLCYPENVEPKGPLFFWAYVFYLSKIYEYVDTFLIVVSKSMKRLSFLHVYHHATVVIMCYIGMHTSQSSFSVVVVTNCAVHVFMYYYYLLCAIGKRPNWKRLVTDIQISQFVLSFIDMLIVLFFHFTGSTCSGMWGFCFSMAFIITLLVLFIDFHSKNYDAKKK from the coding sequence ATGAACCAAACCACATTAACCCCAATGTTCTCAGTCCTCTTAGATTGGTTTGTCAACGACCCAAAAATCCTTCATTTTTCATGGATTGAAGGCCAAACTCCAGCGTCATCCCCACAATTTATCTCCCTCACTGTTGTCTCTTATCTCTCTGTCACCTATTTCCTCTCCCAAAACCACCCCATCTCCATTGCACCACCCATCCTCCGACGAATCACCATCGTCCATAATCTCATTCTCATTATCCTCTCCCTCATTATGGCGGTCGGTTGCCTCCTATCCATGTTCTTCCATGCCCCGAATTTGCACTATGTGTTATGTTACCCGGAAAACGTGGAGCCAAAAGGTCCTCTCTTCTTCTGGGCGTACGTCTTCTACCTCTCGAAGATTTACGAATACGTTGATACGTTTCTGATCGTCGTGAGTAAATCGATGAAACGCCTCTCATTTCTCCATGTTTACCATCATGCCACGGTGGTGATAATGTGTTACATTGGGATGCATACGTCGCAATCTTCCTTTTCTGTGGTGGTCGTTACGAATTGTGCGGTGCATGTGTTCATGTACTACTATTACTTATTATGCGCAATCGGAAAACGTCCCAATTGGAAAAGATTAGTGACTGATATTCAGATTTCGCAGTTTGTGTTGAGCTTTATAGACATGCTCATCGTTCTCTTTTTCCATTTCACCGGATCAACCTGCTCAGGCATGTGGGGATTTTGCTTCAGTATGGCTTTCATCATTACACTTTTGGTATTATTCATTGATTTTCACTCCAAAAATTATGAcgccaaaaaaaaataa